The nucleotide sequence AATCCCGAGTCCTGCCGCGACGGCCGCTCCGGTTTCGACGACCTGTTCGGCGAGATCGACCGGATCGGCGCCGTCTTCGGGGTGCCGGACCGGGCCGCCGAGTCGGTGTCCGGGCTGCGCGACCGGCTGGACACCGTCACCGAGCAGCTCGGGACCGTCGAACCGGTGCCGGTGTTCGTCTACAACAGCGGTGCCGACGCGCCGCGCACGGCGGGCGGCAAGGCCATCCTCACCGAGATCATCGAGCGGGCCGGCGGCCGGAACGTGTTCGACGACGTCGACGAGCGCTGGCCGCAGGTGTCCTGGGAGCAGGTCGCGCAGCGCCGTCCCGCGGTGATCCTGATCTACGACTACCTGGAGCCGAGCGTCGAGTCGAAGATCGAGACGCTGCGGGCCACCCCGGCCGTCGCCGACGTCCCCGCGCTGGCCACGAACGCGTTCCCGACCGTCGGGCTCTCCCTCGCCCAGCCCGGCCCGCGTTCGGTGGACGCCGTCGAGCAGCTCGCCCGCGACCTGCATCCCGACCGGTTCCGGTGAGCCGGCGCGCCGAGCTGGTCGCCGTGCTGCGGCGCGACGGCCCGCTCCCGGCGCCCGGTCCCGGTTCCCGGCGCGGCGCGGCGAGCGGCCGCTTCGGGCTGCCGGTCGTGCTGGCCGGACTGGCCGTGCTGCTCGTCGCGGCGGTCGGGTTCGCGCTGGCCACCGGCTCGGTGGCGGTGCCGTGGTCGCAGACCTGGCGGATCCTCGCGCACCGGCTCGGCGGCCCGGCGCTGGTCCCCGATCCGGACTGGACCAGGGCACAGGACCTGATCGTCGCCGACACCCGATTGCCCCGGGTGCTGCTCGCCGCGCTGGTCGGCGCGACGCTGACGGTCGCCGGGATGGTCCTGCAGGCCGTGGTGCGCAACCCGCTGGCCGGGCCCGGGATCATCGGGGTCTCGGCCGGCGCCGCCACCGGCGCGGTGGTCGTCATGCGGTTCGGGCTGCTCGGCGCCGGGGCGCTCACGCTGAACGTGGCGGCCTTCGGCGGCGCGCTCGTCACCCTCGCGGTGGTGCTGACGATCGCCCGATCGGCGGGCCGGATCACCGTGCTCCGGCTGATCCTGGGCGGGGTCGCCGTCGGGTCGGTGCTGTCCGCGCTGACCAGCCTGCTGGTGCTCACCGCGCCGAACCCGATGCTCGCCTCGCAGGTGCTGTTCTGGACGCTCGGCGGCTTCGGCTCCGCCCGCTGGGACCTGCTGGTGGTCCCGGCGGTGGTGCTGGTGGCCGGGCTGTTCCTGCTGGTGGCCAGGGCCCGCGAGCTGGATCTGCTGCTGGCCGGCGACGAGAGCGCCGGCGCGCTGGGGGTGGACGTGCACCGGTTCCGCAGGCGGGTGTTCGTCGTGGTCGCGGTGCTGGTCGGGGTGACGGTCGCGGTGTCCGGGGTGATCGGCTTCGTCGGGCTGATGCTGCCGCACGTGGTGCGGTTCCTGGTCGGCTCGGCGCACCGCCGGGCGCTGCCGGTCGCGGTGCTGGTCGGCGCGGTGTTCACGGTGCTGGCCGATCTGGTCGCGCGGACCGTGATCAGCCCGGAGGAGATCCCGGTGGGGATCGTGACGGCGCTGGTCGGCGGGCCGTTCTTCGTCTGGCTGCTGCGCCGCGACGGCCGCCGGGAGGTGGCCCGGTGACCCCGCTGGTCGTCGAGGACGTCGTGGTCACGGCGGGCACCGCCACCCTGGTCGACGGCGTGTCGCTGACCGTCGGCCCCGGCGAGGTGGTCGGCCTGCTCGGCCCGAACGGCAGCGGCAAGTCGTCGCTGCTGCGCACCGTCTACCGGGTGGGCAGGCCGGCGTCGGGCCGGGTGCTGGTGGACGGCATCGACGTGCGCCGGGCGCCCGCCCGCGAGGTGGCCCGCCGGGTCGGCGTGGTGCTGCAGGACGTGCCCACCGACTTCCCGCTCACCATCCGGGAGATCGTCGCCACCGGCCGCTCGCCGCACAAGCGCGCGCTGCAGGCCGACGACGACCTCGATCACGCGCTGGTCGACGCCGCGCTGGAGCTGCTCGATCTGACCCGGCTCGCCGGGCGCAGGCTGGACACGCTCTCCGGCGGCGAGCGGCAGCGGGCGCTGGTCGCGCGGGCACTGGTCGGGCGGCCGGCGCTGCTGGTGATGGACGAGCCGACCAACCATCTCGACATCGCGCACCAGCTGGCGCTGCTCGAGCTGGTCGGCGAGCTCGGCCTGCCCACCCTGGTCGCGCTGCACGATCTGAACCTGGCCGCCCGCTACTGCCACCGGCTGGTGCTGCTCGACGACGGCCGGGCGGTCGTCTCCGGGACGCCGGCCGAGGTGCTGACCGTCGAGCGGATCCGGGGGGTCTACGGGGTGACGGCGACGGTCCTGGAACATCCGAGCGCCGCCTGCCCGCTGGTCGTGCTGTGAACCGGGCGGGCGGCCCCGGCCGGAACCGGGGCCGCCCCGCGGTGACTCACCGCCGGTAGTCGGGCGCGCGCTTCTCCAGGAAGGCCGCCATGCCCTCCTTCTGGTCCGGGGTGGCGAACAGCGCGTGGAAGGTGCGCCGCTCGAACCGGATCCCCTCGGCCAGGGTGGACTCGAAGACCACGTCGACGGCCTCCTTCGCGGCGGCGGCCGCGGTCCGGGACATCCCGGCGATCGTCGCCGCCACCTCGACGGCGGTGTCCACCAGCTCGGCGGCCGGGACGATCCGGCTGACCAGCCCGGCCCGCTCGGCCTCCTCGGCGTCCATCGTGCGCCCGGTCAGGCACAGGTCCATCGCCTTGGCCTTACCGACAGTCCTGGTCAGCCGCTGCGAACCGCCCATCCCGGGGATCACCCCGAGCTTGATCTCCGGCTGGCCGAACCGGGCGGTGTCCGCGGCGATCAGCAGATCGCACATCATCGCCAGCTCGCAGCCGCCGCCCAGTGCGTGCCCGGCGACCGCGGCGACGACCGGGGTGCGCAGTCCGCGCAGGCCGTCCCAGCCCGCGAACAGGTCCTGCTCGGTCACCTCCCGGTGCGAGAGCCCGGCCATCTCGGAGATGTCCGCGCCGGCGGCGAACGCCCGCTCCGAGCCGGTGATCACCACCGCACCGATCACCGGATCGGCGTCGAACGCCCGTACCGCGTCGATCACCTCGGTCATCACCTGGTGGTTCAGCGCGTTGAGCGCCTTGGGCCGGTCCAGCCGGACCAGGCCGACCCCCTCGGCGGGGGTGCTCACCACGATCGTCGAGTACCCGCCCATCTCAGCCGCCCTTCCGGATGTCGGTGACGATCGCCGAGAAGTCCTGCACCCGGTCGTCGCGCTCGGTGAACTCGGTGTAGCGCTCGGTCGCCCGCCGGCCCATCGCCAGCTCGATCCCGGCCTCGGCGGCGGCGTCCTGGGCCAGCCGCAGGTCCTTGAGCATCAGCTGGGCGGCGAACCCGCCGGTGAAGTCCCGGTTGGCGGGGCTGCCCGGGACCGGCCCGGGGACCGGGCAGTTGGTGCTGACCGCCCAGCACTGCCCGGACGAGGTGGAGACGACGTCGAACAGTGCCTGCGGCTCCAGGCCCAGCTTCTCGGCCAGCACGAACGCCTCGGACACCGCGATCATCGACGCGCCGAGCACCATGTTGTTGCACATCTTCGCCACCTGGCCCGCGCCCGGGTCGCCGCAGCGCACGGTGCGCTTGCCGAGCACGGCCAGTACCGGCTCGGCGTCGGTGATCGCCTCGGGCGCGCCGCCCGCCATGAAGGTGAGCGTCCCGGCCTCGGCGCCGACCACGCCACCGGACACGGGTGCGTCGACCGACCGGTGTCCGGCAGCGGCCGCGGCCGCGTGGGCCGCCCGGGACGAGCCGACGTCGATCGTCGAGCAGTCCACGAACAGCGCTCCGGCCGGTGCCGCGGGCAGCAGCTCGGCGTAGACGTCGGTGACGTGCTTGCCGCTGGGCAGCATGGTGATCACCACCTCGGCACCGGTGACGGCCTCCGGGCTGCTACCGGCGACGTCCACCCCGGCCCGTGCTGCGGTCTCCCGCGCGGCCGGCACCGGGTCGTACCCGGTGACGGTGTGTCCCGCGGCGACCAGGTTGGCGGCCATCGGCCCGCCCATGTTCCCCAGCCCGACGACGGCGATGCGGCTCATCGTTCACCTTCCAGTCCCAGCTCGGCGACGTCGGTCAGCGGGGCCAGGTAGCCCTCGACCGTGGCGTCGTCCACCTGTTCGAGCACCGCGGGGTTCCAGCGCGGTGTGCGGTCCTTGTCGATCACCTGGGCCCGGATGCCCTCCACCAGATCCGGCGCGGCGAGGCAGCGCA is from Pseudonocardia autotrophica and encodes:
- a CDS encoding ABC transporter substrate-binding protein, whose protein sequence is MFRSRPSPGAALAAASLLFLAGCGAAVQDSPTTAGTADGFPVVDDNCGVETVYDAPPARAVTLTSNATELMLELGLQDSMVGTAYLKNRPIGEQYAEAYGSVPVIAPGQPSLEQLLAVEPDFVYAGYPDGFSESSGHTRERLGELGVRTHLNPESCRDGRSGFDDLFGEIDRIGAVFGVPDRAAESVSGLRDRLDTVTEQLGTVEPVPVFVYNSGADAPRTAGGKAILTEIIERAGGRNVFDDVDERWPQVSWEQVAQRRPAVILIYDYLEPSVESKIETLRATPAVADVPALATNAFPTVGLSLAQPGPRSVDAVEQLARDLHPDRFR
- a CDS encoding ABC transporter ATP-binding protein — encoded protein: MTPLVVEDVVVTAGTATLVDGVSLTVGPGEVVGLLGPNGSGKSSLLRTVYRVGRPASGRVLVDGIDVRRAPAREVARRVGVVLQDVPTDFPLTIREIVATGRSPHKRALQADDDLDHALVDAALELLDLTRLAGRRLDTLSGGERQRALVARALVGRPALLVMDEPTNHLDIAHQLALLELVGELGLPTLVALHDLNLAARYCHRLVLLDDGRAVVSGTPAEVLTVERIRGVYGVTATVLEHPSAACPLVVL
- a CDS encoding FecCD family ABC transporter permease: MSRRAELVAVLRRDGPLPAPGPGSRRGAASGRFGLPVVLAGLAVLLVAAVGFALATGSVAVPWSQTWRILAHRLGGPALVPDPDWTRAQDLIVADTRLPRVLLAALVGATLTVAGMVLQAVVRNPLAGPGIIGVSAGAATGAVVVMRFGLLGAGALTLNVAAFGGALVTLAVVLTIARSAGRITVLRLILGGVAVGSVLSALTSLLVLTAPNPMLASQVLFWTLGGFGSARWDLLVVPAVVLVAGLFLLVARARELDLLLAGDESAGALGVDVHRFRRRVFVVVAVLVGVTVAVSGVIGFVGLMLPHVVRFLVGSAHRRALPVAVLVGAVFTVLADLVARTVISPEEIPVGIVTALVGGPFFVWLLRRDGRREVAR
- the mmsB gene encoding 3-hydroxyisobutyrate dehydrogenase, with the protein product MSRIAVVGLGNMGGPMAANLVAAGHTVTGYDPVPAARETAARAGVDVAGSSPEAVTGAEVVITMLPSGKHVTDVYAELLPAAPAGALFVDCSTIDVGSSRAAHAAAAAAGHRSVDAPVSGGVVGAEAGTLTFMAGGAPEAITDAEPVLAVLGKRTVRCGDPGAGQVAKMCNNMVLGASMIAVSEAFVLAEKLGLEPQALFDVVSTSSGQCWAVSTNCPVPGPVPGSPANRDFTGGFAAQLMLKDLRLAQDAAAEAGIELAMGRRATERYTEFTERDDRVQDFSAIVTDIRKGG
- a CDS encoding enoyl-CoA hydratase; this encodes MGGYSTIVVSTPAEGVGLVRLDRPKALNALNHQVMTEVIDAVRAFDADPVIGAVVITGSERAFAAGADISEMAGLSHREVTEQDLFAGWDGLRGLRTPVVAAVAGHALGGGCELAMMCDLLIAADTARFGQPEIKLGVIPGMGGSQRLTRTVGKAKAMDLCLTGRTMDAEEAERAGLVSRIVPAAELVDTAVEVAATIAGMSRTAAAAAKEAVDVVFESTLAEGIRFERRTFHALFATPDQKEGMAAFLEKRAPDYRR